One genomic window of Notamacropus eugenii isolate mMacEug1 chromosome 6, mMacEug1.pri_v2, whole genome shotgun sequence includes the following:
- the LOC140512603 gene encoding sulfotransferase 1C1-like, with protein MEETPKWEIQKILKFLENGLSEEIINKIMYHTSLDVMKQNPMANYISIPRTVMDHSISPFVRKGMPGDWQNHFTVPQNEKFDEDYKKG; from the exons ATGGAAGAG ACCCCAAAGTGGGAAATCCAGAAGATTTTAAAGTTCCTGGAGAATGGCTTATCAGAGGAAATTATTAATAAGATCATGTATCACACCTCTCTTGATGTCATGAAGCAAAATCCCATGGCAAACTACATCTCCATTCCTAGAACTGTGATGGACCACTCCATTTCCCCATTCGTGAGGAAAG gAATGCCAGGGGACTGGCAGAACCATTTTACTGTTCCTCAGAATGAGAAATTTGATGAAGACTACAAGAAAGGATAG